Part of the Micromonospora rhizosphaerae genome is shown below.
GCTCGTCCGGGGAGAGCTTGGCGAAGGTGAACCCGGCCACCGCCACTGTCACCGGCAGCGCGATCAGCGTCGCCCAGAGCGCGGCGCTGCGGGTGGACCGGTCCCGGCGCGGGGTCGTCGCCTCGTCGGCCGGGGTCGGCTCGGCCGCGGCGGGAGCGGGGGTTGACGTGATCTTGTCCACTTACAGGCGCACCACCGAACACGTGAGGGTGCGGGTGATGCCGGGCACCATCTGCACCTTGCTGACGATCAGTTTGCCGAGCTCGTCGACCGTGTTCGCCTCGGTGAGAACGACCACGTCGTACGGCCCGGTGACGGCGTCGACCCGTACCACGCCGGAAAGGTCCGAGATCTGATCGGCCACGTCACGCGCCTTGCCGACCTCGGTCTGGATGAGGATGTACGCCTGTACCACGACTCGACCTCCGTCCGTCGCCGCCCTGGGCGGCCCGAAGGGTGAAACTACCTTACGGAGCGGCTCCGACCGCTATCGGTGGTCGGGCGAAGACGGTGAGCGAGCGCACCCGGCGCCTCCGGACGGTGGAGGTGGGCGGGCGTCGTGGAGGAGCGGGCGTGAGCGAGCGCGGCGAGGGGACGGGATGACGGTCGCGGGTGTCGGGGAGTTCGGGTTGATCGACCGGGTGACCGCCCGGCTGACGCACGGGGAGAGCTGCCTGCTCGGTCCCGGTGACGACGCCGCCGTGGTCGCGGCGCCGGACCGGCGGGTCGTCGCCTCGACGGACGTGCTGGTCGAGGGGCGGCACTTCCGGCGGGACTGGTCCAGTGCGCGGGACGTCGGGCACCGGGCGGCGGCGGCCAACCTCGCCGACATCGCGGCAATGGGGGCCACCCCGACCGCCCTGCTGGTCGCCCTCTGCATCCCGGCGGACCTGGAGACGATCTGGGCGGAGGAACTCGCCGACGGCCTCGGCGCGGAGGCGGCGAAGGTCGGCGCGAGCGTGGTCGGCGGGGACATGTCCGCCAGCCCCACCCTGACCATCGCGGTCACCGCCCTCGGCGATCTGGCCGAGCGGCCGCCGGTGGTCCGCTCCGGCGCCCGGCCGGGGGACGTGGTCGCCCTGGCCGGCCGGACCGGCTGGGCGGCGGCGGGGTACACCGTCCTCTCCCGTGGCTTCCGCACGCCCCGGCTGCTGGTCGAGGCGTTCCGGCGGCCCGAGGTGCCCTACCCGGCGGGCCCGCACGCCGCCCGGCTCGGCGCCACCGCCATGATCGACGTCTCTGACGGGCTGCTGGCCGACCTGGGCCACGTGGCGAAGGCCAGCGGGGTCGCCATCGACGTGCACCGGGACTCCTTCGAGGTGCCCCGGCAGATGCGGGACGCCGCGCAGGCGCTCGGCGTCGACCCGTACTCCTGGATCCTCACCGGTGGCGACGACCACGCCCTGGCCGCGACCTTCCCCCGGTCGGTGGCGCTGCCCGAGGAATGGCGGCCGGTCGGCCGGGTGGTGGAGGGCGCCGGCGTGACCGTGGACGGCGCGGCGTACGAGGGTCGCACCGGCTGGGACCACTTCCGCTGACCGGTGGCGAGTGACGTACGACCAAGGCGCGTGGCCGGCCCGGGATCGGGGCCGGCGCCGGTCGTACCCTTCATGGGTGGGTGAGATCGAGATCCGGGTGCAGCGCTTCGACGCGCCGGAGTCGCAGGCGCTGATCCGGGCGGCCCTGGCCGATCTCGGCCAGCGGTACGGCGGCAGCGGCGACGACACGCCGGTCGACGCGTCGGAGTTCGTGCCACCCGCCGGCGCCTTCCTGGTGGCCTACCTCGGCGGGGAGCCGGTGGGCTGCGGCGGCTGGCGTAGTCACGGCGAGGACGGCGACACGGCCGAGCTGAAGCGGATGTACACCGCTCCGGTCGCCCGGGGTCGGGGCGTGGCCCGCTCGGTGCTGGTCGCGATCGAGCGGTCGGCCCGGGAGCAGGGCCGCAAGCGGGTCATCCTGGAGTGCGGCGACAAGCAGCCCGAGGCGATCGCCATGTACACCTCGGCGGGCTACGAGCGGATCCCGAACTTCGGCTTCTACCAGGACGCCCCCGGCTGCCTCTCCTTCGGCCGCACCCTCTGAGGCATTTCCGCGCGTCGGCCGGCGGGCGTCCCGCCGGCCGACGCGGCATCGATCATGACCCGGTTGCCCTGTCCGCGGACACGACAGAGCCGGCGGACCGCTCGGGTCCGCCGGCACTGACGAGATACTGGGTCGGGCGTTACCGCGTCAGGCGCGGGTGACCTTGCCGGCCTTGATGCACGAGGTGCAGACCTGCATCTTCTTGGTGGTGCCGCCACCGGCCGGGGTACGCACCGACTGGATGTTCGGGTTCCAGCGGCGGTTGGTCCGCCGGTGCGAGTGGGACACGTTGTGGCCGAAGCCCGGCCCCTTGCCACAGACGTCGCACACGCTAGCCACGGGATACTCCTGGGATTGAAACGTTCATGAGGTCGCCGCCAGGCGCTGCCCGGGCAACCTGGCCAGGTTACCCGATGAGCCGCCGGTCCGCCCAACGGGCCCGCTCGACCGCGGTGGCGGCAGCCCCAGCTTACCCGTGCGGGCCGTCGCGCGACCGGGGGTCCGGGGCGGCGGACACGCCGGTGAGGGCCGTCCGACGCGGGCGGGTGTCGGTTCCCGCCAGTAGGCTTCCCGACGTGCTGGACACCCTCGACGCCGCCGCGGTGCGCCGCTGGTGCGCGAACGGGCTGGCCGCCCTCCAGCGGCACCAGGGCGAGATCGACGATCTCAACGTCTACCCGGTCCCGGACGGGGACACGGGGACCAACCTGGTGCTCACCCTCACCTCGGCGCAGCAGGCCCTGGCGATGGACCTGGACACCCTCCCCGAGGACGGGCACACCCCGCACGGGCACGCGCTGCGGCTGATGGCCCGGGGGGCGCTGCTCGGCGCCCGGGGCAACTCCGGGGTGATCCTGTCGCAGATCCTGCGCGGCCTCGCCGACGCACTCGCCGCCGCCCCGGCGGTCCGCGGTCGTCAGCTCACCGCCGCGCTCCGGGACGCGGCCACCGCCGCGTACGCCGCGGTCGCCCGGCCCGTCGAGGGCACCCTGCTCAGCGTGGTCGCCGCCGCCGCCCGCGCCGCCGAGCAGGCGGACAGCGACGACCTGCGGACGGTCGCCAGGGCGGCGGCCACCGGGGCGACGCGCGCCCTCGCGCGTACCCCGGAGCAGCTGCCGGCGCTGGCCCGGGCGGGCGTCGTGGACGCCGGCGGGCGCGGGCTCTGCCTGCTGCTGGACGCGCTGGTCGAGGTGATCACCGGGGAGAGCCTGCAGCAGCCGGCGCCCGCGTCGCGCGCGGTCCGCCCGCCGGCCACCGCCGTGCGGGAGACCGGCTCGGCGGAGTACGCGTACGAGGTGCAGTTCCTGCTCGACGCCGGCGCGGAGGCGGTGGGCCGGCTGCGGGCCGAGCTGGACGCGCTGGGCGACTCGCTGGTGATCGTCGGCGACGGCGGTGGCGGCACCTGGAACGTTCACGTGCACGTCAACGACGTCGGCGCGGCGATCGAGGCGGGAGTGGTCGCCGGCCGCCCGCACCGGATCTCGGTGACCCGCTTCGCCGACCAGGTGGCGCCGGCCCCAGCCCCGCCGACGCTGCTGCCGGACGGCCGGGCGGCCGTGGTGGTGGCGACCGGAGCCGGCATCGCCGAGCTCTTCGCCGCCGAGGGCGCCACGGTGGTGCCCGCCAACCCTTCCACCGGTGAGCTGCTCGACGCCATCCGGGCCACCGGCGCGGCCCGGGTGGTGGTGCTGCCCAACGACCCCAACACCCAGGCGGTGGCGAGCGCGGCCGCCAAGGAGGCGCACGGGCTGGGCGTCAAGGTCAGCGTGGTGCCCACCCGGTCGCCGGTGCAGGCGTTGGCCGCCCTCGCCGTCCGCGACCCGGCCCGGCGGTTCGAGGACGACGTCATCGCCATGGCCGAGGCGGCCGGCGCCTGCCGGTACGCGGAGGTCTCCCACGCCAGCCGGGAGGCGCTCACCGTCGCCGGGCCGTGTCGCCCGGGCGACGTGCTGGCGCTGGTCGAGGGGGAGGTGCATCTGATCGGCGCCGACCTGCTCGAGACCTGCGTCGCCGTGGTCGACCGGATGCTCGGCGGCGGCGGCGAGCTGGTCACCCTGCTCTGCGGGGCGGACGCCCCGCCGGGGCTGGCCGACCGGGTGCGCGAGCACGTCGAGCGGGCCTGGCCGTTCGTCGAGGTCCAGGCGTACGAGGGCGGGCAGCCGAACTATCCGCTCGTGGTTGGGGTCGAATGATGACGTCGCAGTCCGCCACCATGGAGACGCCGCTGAAGAAGCTGGTCGGGGAGAAGACCGCCAAGGCCCTGGCGAGTCACCTCGACCTGCACACCGCCGGCGACCTGATCTACCACTTCCCCCGTCGGTACGACGAGCGGGGCGAGCACACCGACATCCGCTCGCTGGACGTGGGCGAGCAGGTCACCGTGCTGGCCCAGGTGCAGCGCACCGCGGTCCGGCCGATGCGGCAGCGGCGGGGCAATCTGCTCGAGGTGACCGTTGGCGACGGCTCCGGCGGTGTGCTCACCCTCACCTTCTTCGGCAACCAGGCCTGGCGGGAGCGGGAGCTGCGCCCCGGGCGGTGGGGGCTGTTCGCCGGCAAGGTCACCGAGTTCCGGGGCAAGCGGCAGCTCAACGGCCCGGAGTACGTGCTGCTCGGCGAGGGCGGGGACGGCGAGGCGGCGGCCAACGAGGAGGTCGAGGAGTTCGCCGGCGCGCTGATCCCGGTCTACCCGGCCGCCGCCGCGGTGCCGACCTGGGTGATCGCCCGTTGCGTCCGGGTCGTGCTGGACACCTTGACCCCGCCGCAGGACCCGCTGCCGGCGACCGTCCGGGCCAGCCGCAACCTGGTCGGCCTCGACACCGCGCTGCGCGAGATCCACCGACCGTCCAGCAAGGAGGAGCTGTACCGGGCCCGGCGGCGGCTCAAGTGGGACGAGGCGTTCGCGGTGCAGCTCACCCTGGTGG
Proteins encoded:
- a CDS encoding GNAT family N-acetyltransferase, giving the protein MGEIEIRVQRFDAPESQALIRAALADLGQRYGGSGDDTPVDASEFVPPAGAFLVAYLGGEPVGCGGWRSHGEDGDTAELKRMYTAPVARGRGVARSVLVAIERSAREQGRKRVILECGDKQPEAIAMYTSAGYERIPNFGFYQDAPGCLSFGRTL
- the rpmB gene encoding 50S ribosomal protein L28 encodes the protein MASVCDVCGKGPGFGHNVSHSHRRTNRRWNPNIQSVRTPAGGGTTKKMQVCTSCIKAGKVTRA
- a CDS encoding thiamine-phosphate kinase, with the protein product MTVAGVGEFGLIDRVTARLTHGESCLLGPGDDAAVVAAPDRRVVASTDVLVEGRHFRRDWSSARDVGHRAAAANLADIAAMGATPTALLVALCIPADLETIWAEELADGLGAEAAKVGASVVGGDMSASPTLTIAVTALGDLAERPPVVRSGARPGDVVALAGRTGWAAAGYTVLSRGFRTPRLLVEAFRRPEVPYPAGPHAARLGATAMIDVSDGLLADLGHVAKASGVAIDVHRDSFEVPRQMRDAAQALGVDPYSWILTGGDDHALAATFPRSVALPEEWRPVGRVVEGAGVTVDGAAYEGRTGWDHFR
- a CDS encoding Lrp/AsnC ligand binding domain-containing protein, with the translated sequence MVQAYILIQTEVGKARDVADQISDLSGVVRVDAVTGPYDVVVLTEANTVDELGKLIVSKVQMVPGITRTLTCSVVRL
- a CDS encoding DAK2 domain-containing protein; its protein translation is MLDTLDAAAVRRWCANGLAALQRHQGEIDDLNVYPVPDGDTGTNLVLTLTSAQQALAMDLDTLPEDGHTPHGHALRLMARGALLGARGNSGVILSQILRGLADALAAAPAVRGRQLTAALRDAATAAYAAVARPVEGTLLSVVAAAARAAEQADSDDLRTVARAAATGATRALARTPEQLPALARAGVVDAGGRGLCLLLDALVEVITGESLQQPAPASRAVRPPATAVRETGSAEYAYEVQFLLDAGAEAVGRLRAELDALGDSLVIVGDGGGGTWNVHVHVNDVGAAIEAGVVAGRPHRISVTRFADQVAPAPAPPTLLPDGRAAVVVATGAGIAELFAAEGATVVPANPSTGELLDAIRATGAARVVVLPNDPNTQAVASAAAKEAHGLGVKVSVVPTRSPVQALAALAVRDPARRFEDDVIAMAEAAGACRYAEVSHASREALTVAGPCRPGDVLALVEGEVHLIGADLLETCVAVVDRMLGGGGELVTLLCGADAPPGLADRVREHVERAWPFVEVQAYEGGQPNYPLVVGVE